A stretch of Henckelia pumila isolate YLH828 chromosome 4, ASM3356847v2, whole genome shotgun sequence DNA encodes these proteins:
- the LOC140862671 gene encoding uncharacterized protein has product MIVLTAEKHKYVFTEQCPSVPTAESTAAQNQAYDKWVRYDEMTRCYILESISNVLQQKHQNMETAAKIMESLQEMFEHQGRQARQAAIRRIMNMHMKHGMPVRDHMLALIGQFNVAEVSYNMNKLNMSLTELMKELQNAESVLKTQSGDALAVASVGPSYFKPKGKIGNNKMKKPNKKGPQ; this is encoded by the exons ATGATTGTCTTAACTGCGGAGAAACATAAATATGTGTTTACTGAACAATGTCCCTCGGTGCCTACGGCAGAGTCCACTGCTGCACAAAATCAGGCTTATGATAAGTGGGTCCGTTATGATGAGATGACTCGTTGTTACATTTTGGAATCCATCTCAAATGTGTTGCAACAAAAACATCAGAATATGGAAACCGCGGCAAAAATCATGGAAAGCCTTCAGGAAATGTTTGAGCATCAAGGACGCCAGGCACGTCAAGCGGCCATTAGGAGAATTATGAACATGCACATGAAACATGGGATGCCCGTGAGGGATCATATGCTTGCTTTGATCGGTCAATTCAATGTGGCTGAG GTTAGCTATAATATGAACAAGCTAAATATGTCCCTGACTGAGTTGATGAAGGAACTCCAAAATGCTGAAAGTGTTCTTAAAACTCAAAGTGGTGATGCACTTGCTGTTGCTTCTGTTGGACCATCCTATTTCAAACCGAAAGGTAAAATTGGAAATAATAAGATGAAGAAGCCCAACAAGAAGGGTCCACAGTAA
- the LOC140865381 gene encoding heavy metal-associated isoprenylated plant protein 39-like: MMKVVLKLDFADEKTKQKAMKNISGISGIESIAMDSKDKKLTVTGDIDPVAVVAKLRKLCHTEIVTVGPAKEPEKKKEEPKKEQAKKEEPKKKEDEAAQMLKAYHAYYQQHPYYHHTQYQPYVHPQAAPAPAPSYYARSVEEDPNGCVIC; encoded by the exons ATGATG aaagttgtgttgaAATTGGACTTCGCGGATGAGAAAACCAAGCAGAAAGCGATGAAGAACATATCCGGTATCTCAG GGATTGAGTCGATTGCGATGGATTCAAAGGACAAGAAGTTGACGGTGACCGGAGATATTGATCCGGTGGCGGTGGTGGCGAAGCTGAGGAAGCTCTGCCACACGGAAATAGTCACCGTGGGGCCGGCGAAAGAGCCGGAGAAGAAGAAGGAAGAGCCCAAGAAAGAGCAGGCCAAGAAGGAGGAGCCCAAGAAAAAAGAAGATGAGGCGGCCCAAATGCTCAAGGCTTATCATGCTTACTATCAACAACACCCTTATTACCACCATACTCAGTACCAGCCTTATGTGCATCCTCAGGCGGCGCCGGCGCCGGCGCCGTCGTATTATGCTCGGAGTGTGGAGGAGGATCCAAATGGCTGTGTTATTTGCTAA
- the LOC140865133 gene encoding small ribosomal subunit protein eS10z-like, whose amino-acid sequence MIIPEKNRREISKYLFQEGVCYAKKDYNLAKHPEIDVPNLQVIKLMQSFKSKEYVRETFAWMHYYWYLTNDGIEFLRTYLNLPSEIVPATLKKSAKPLGRPMGGPPGDRPRGPPRFEGDRPRFGDRDGYRSGPRGPPGEFGGDKGGAPADYQPAFRGSGGRPGFGRGSGGFGGAPPS is encoded by the exons ATG ATCATCCCGGAGAAGAACAGGAGAGAGATCTCGAAatacctcttccaag AGGGGGTGTGCTATGCAAAGAAGGATTATAATCTCGCGAAGCATCCGGAAATTGATGTGCCTAATCTGCAGGTGATCAAGCTGATGCAGAGCTTTAAATCGAAGGAATATGTGCGTGAGACTTTCGCGTGGATGCATTATTATTGGTACCTTACCAACGATGGCATCGAGTTCCTTCGCACTTACCTCAACCTTCCATCGGAGATCGTGCCTGCTACTCtgaaaaagtctgccaagcccCTCGGCCGTCCAATGGGTGGTCCCCCTGGTGACCGACCACG AGGGCCTCCAAGATTTGAGGGTGACAGGCCAAGATTTGGTGATAGAGATGGCTACCGCTCTGGGCCAAGAGGACCACCAGGTGAGTTTGGTGGTGATAAGGGTGGAGCACCAGCTGATTACCAACCTGCCTTCAGG GGTTCTGGTGGACGTCCTGGTTTTGGTCGAGGCTCTGGTGGATTTGGTGGAGCACCTCCCagttga
- the LOC140862672 gene encoding uncharacterized protein, whose translation MSMYIQSIESRAWQCVFDGWTPPMRDDDVPGPKPRSQWTAEENTAAIYKAKALNAMFTSVDMNMFNLIGTCTCARDAWEKLQTHCEGSTSVKKTMMRLITSKFEKIRMEESETIMEYNGRLKSLANEASILGDPISNERLVSKVLRSVPKRFHTKEVKDSDLEKNSIVLISKKFTDYLKVMKEKKDVKSTQSSNFPRMPTSEKPQKLAATRGPRQRECKRYGHYAYECANRLRKGMNVSLSDDDSEEEQEKVADSYTLEVFVKEGNDSLNHPSTASKGLKDHLTDYLEQNGGRVTYGGGAKGRIVGKGTLNVEGFPKLHNVLHVEGLNANLISISTRSVDNCYQLCEELACRHSKIDEFSLWHQKLGHVNFKTLKNLSKYEAVRGLPNLKTDLKGKTAEDDVEGLLEIPLE comes from the exons atgagcatGTATATTCAATCCATTGAGTCCAGGGCTTGGCAATGTGTTTTTGATGGCTGGACACCACCGATGAGAGATGATGATGTACCAGGAccaaagccaagatcacaatggACAGCCGAAGAGAATACTGCGGCTATTTATAAGGCTAAAGCTCTTAATGCTATGTTCACTTCAGTTGATATGAAcatgtttaatctaattggtactTGTACTTGTGCTAGGGATGCTTGGGAGAAACTACAAACCCACTGTGAAGGCTCGACTAGTGTCAAGAAGACAATGATGCGTCttataacttcaaaatttgagaaaataagAATGGAGGAATCAGAGACCATCATGGAATACAATGGAAGGTTGAAGAGCCTTGCTAATGAAGCATCTATTCTTGGTGATCCTATTTCGAACGAGAGACTTGTATCGAAAGTGCTTCGTTCTGTTCCCAAAAGATTTCACACCAAG gaagtaaAGGATTCTGATCTTGAGAAAAATTCTATTGTCTTGATCTCGAAGAAATTtactgattatctcaaggtaatgaaagaaaagaaggatgTGAAAAGTACACAATCCTCAAATTTTCCTAGAATGCCTACTTCAGAGAAGCCTCAAAAACTTGCTGCTACTCGAGGACCTCGTCAAAG GGAATGTAAGAGATATGGCCACTATGCTTATGAATGCGCAAATCGCCTTCGGAAAGGTATGAATGTTTCTCTGAGTGATGATGAttctgaagaagaacaagaaaag GTAGCTGATTCTTATACTCTGGAAG tgtttgtgaaggaaggtaatgaTTCCTTGAACCATCCTTCAACTGCTTCGAAAG gtttgaaagatcacctcacgGACTACCTTGAACAGAATGGTGGTAGAGTGACCTATGGAGGAGGTGCAAAAGGAAGGATTGTTGGCAAAGGAACACTCAATGTGGAAGGGTTTCCAAAGCTTCACAACGTCTTACATGTTGAAGGACTTaatgcaaatttaatttcaatta GTACACGATCAGTGGATAACTGCTACCAACTATGTGAAGAATTGGCATGTAGACACTCAAAGATTGATGAGTTTAGTCTATGGCACCAAAAACTtggacatgtgaatttcaagacctTAAAGAATCTGAGTAAGTATGAAGCTGTCAGAGGTCTTCCAAATTTGAAGACTG atctcaaaggaaaAACTGCTGAAGATGATGTTGAAGGCTTGCTAGAAATTCCTCTCGAATAA